ATTGCATATTTCTTTTAGGTCTAAAGTAATTTATGGGTTATGTTTTATCtactaacattaaaaataaaaaaaagaaactcaaataaacaaacaattaaaaaatataaaaacaattttaaaagggAGGTTAATGCCTATACACTTCACTTTGGGAAATATGAGGTACTTCTATAAGTGTGTCACTTACTAAAATGTGTGGGCTATGTAATGGGGATTTTGTCTTTATTCTTATAAACTTTAGTCCACAAAATGCAcaaaactatataaataatacataaataagtatCATTTCAGCTAGTTGCCAAGAAATCAATTtgtatgcatgtaaaaaaaaaaaaaaaaaaactaaaataactttTTCTTGACCATGAATTTTTATTATGTACAGAAGTCATTGACAGAATGATGTTTTGACAAATCTGTGTTTAAATCATGAATTTGTTTCATAATTGTCCTTCATgctaatttttgtattttgtcattttttaaaaatcatacattttttgtacaaacaacaacaaacaaaatgacCCACTAATTTCTTCAAAGGTAAAATGATTACAGACTGTAGATCTGaacctgtttgtttttttaaccgtATCTCATTGACAGCTGTTGTGTGCTATGtgtagtgtgtatgggtgtgtgtgtgtgtgagcagtctCTTACCTACGGGCCCCAGTCTTTTCAGCACCTCAACAGCTGAACTGCCCTTCTCTTTGTTCAGTACCGACACCACCGAGTCAGCGGGATGAGAAACCACCGCACAGAACACCCCAGCTGAGACCACACACAACACAGGTTATATGATGTGCATTATTCATATCGTCTTTTATCtgacaatatatatacatatatgtatatatatatatatatatatatatatatatatatatatatatatatatgagtgtatCTAAACAACATGTCCAAGCAAGCAGACAGAAAAATAGTCCTGCAAGATTAAAGATCTCTACAACCTTGAAGACTACAGACACACATTCAGTCTCGAGCAAGGGAATTAGGGAAATAATCTGGACTCTTTTATGAAAATTTTGAACGAAACGCTAACGCTCAAATCTGATTCAAtttattatgctaagctaaactaaaaatgAACCACTCAGAAAAAGAAATTTGCTGAAGCTGGGTTTATGTAGGTTTCTTTAAGTCAAACTGAAGAATTTTTTCTGACtcttaagaccattatgaataaaattttagacttagGTTTTCTAATAGCCCAGTTACGTCTGTTAATAGTTTTTGTCCTAATGGAAGATTATATAAAGAAATGTGTTGCCTTAGTTTTCTTTCCCTAATTATGGAACTTAATTTGGAGAATTTCCTTTAAACATGTCAGctgttttaaattgcatttctTTGCAATAAAAAGCCTAAATATGAAAAAGTTGTGTCGTGTGTCGGTCCTATAAGGTATCTTTACCTGCACATAGGTAAATtgagacctgtttaaaattatttaagacctacaagacaatactttagtgaatttaaaactttttaaggcctgaaatcttttgcttttgaaatttaagacattttaagactttttaaggccccgTGGATACCCTGTGAAcgtattaaaatgtgatttaagtcaactgtttaactgtaggaAACTTTTAAATTAAGCTTTTATCAAGTAAATAGTGTTCATGTAGGGCAGATTAAGAACATCTCCATTTTATCTGGATGTTTTAATGTTCGTAAAGCCTCTATTTTGTAAAGTTCAACATTCTTTTGCTGCGCATCAAAACTGTGTTGTTTGCCTTTACTCATTTGTGATAGATTAATAATGGAATTTGGCTATTGGGTTTCATATTTATACTCCTGTCAAaccaaaatatattgaaatatatttcaCTACAACTGTATTTATaatcaattgttttatttaaataaaagattagcTTTCTTGTGACTTCACTGAATTAAAGATGCAATTAATTTTCACAGcattcttttttcatatttaccaagggtgccaataattttgaccatgACTCCATATCTATGCAAACTTGCAGAGTTAGAAACATCTACGCATCTAAAGGCTCAGGCCTGTTTGCGGTTAACTTACCAATGTAACCGGCGACGAACGTGACCACCAGCTGCTCTGGTTTGGAGCACTCACTGCGGGGTTTGGGTACGACGTACTTGTACAGAGTTTCCACCGTTCGCTCGAAACAAGCAAACTTCATCATGGTGTAAGGAATCTGCCTCAGCCACAGCGGATAAACACCTTTATAGAAGCTGCACAGACAATAACATCATTAGCAAACACTAAACACACAGTCAGAGAGTCTTTAAAAAAGGGTTTAATGGGTAATGCAGTCAGCACTGTATATTGTACAGTTTGGTCAGTCTTAAATCACTGGTAAACTCCagtcattattaaaaaaagaaaacattttatataactaaaataataggaaactatataaaaataaaaaatttaatgaatgTGTTAAGAAAGGTTTAATAATCACTTGAGATCTTTGCAGGAACACTTTCTATTTTTCTACTTCAATATGTAATATTTCATtcagtgaataataataaaagtaccaaataataataatttgtaattatttgtgaAATGTACAAGGAATTGTATTGTTATTTTCTAAAAATTATGGgttgttttaataaaagttttaaatatggtggattaaatatggacaaaatacaaccattgcattacatttttaaaacaattttagtcaAAGATTGAACACATCTCACCCAAATTTGTGGTGAGCACTTTTAAGAATGTGCACTCTTTTACTTTTGTCTTCCTTTTTGTGCTGTACATCCCAGCTAAAACAGCTTCTCAAATACGAAAAATGCAGGACATGACTTGAATATTGTCCTCTGGAAATGACTGGATTACTGTGGCTTACTATTGGTCGGTCTTATGTGATTGACAGGTTGTCCCGCCCTCTCACCAGTACACAAAGAAGAGATGTATTTTCAAAAGAGGAGGTGAAGTTCTTTTCATTAAAAACTACAAGAGCACATAATGAcagtactttaataataataaagtgtccATTTTGACAGAGACTCACGCATTCAGTCCCTCCTCGGCATGCATTTTTGGAGCGCACTCTCTCAGGGTGTTGGCGTAGCCGGGCTGCGTCTGAATTCGCACCTTGCACGCTTCCATAGGAGCCAGTGCAATATCAGCGAAAAACTCAGCGCTGGCAGAGGCGGCCAGATAAACGGATGTCCTCCACAAATAAGCATTCTCCTGTTTGCCAAACACAAACAGTTAGTGGGTGATCTACtgctaaatttaatattaagatgCCGACGCTCACCTCTCCGAGCATGTCATTGTACAGCGCCTTAAAGATTTCATAGAAACCAAACTTGCAGAGCCCTTGCATGGAGTAACCGATGAATGTAGGAGCCCAGCCTTTACCCAGCCCTCTGAAACCATCCTCTCTCAAAGTGACCGAGAAACCATTGAAGATGGACTTGTACTTCTCTGGGTCCACCTGGAAGACAAGAtcagtgtgtttgtgagtgttcgGTAGGGCCAGagggaatctgcagacattttttggtatttctgtacagaattttggtaaaatctgcggatttatgcgaaATGATTTTTGGagtgtcataactaaaaccttaatatatgaaataaaaagtagtaactttttaacttgtattttatgtttactgtattgtaaatattgtacaatgtttactatattgtaaataaatcataaatattttcatattagtcaataatattacagaaattaattaaaaacctgaataaatatgaatttacacaaatttacacaagtaaataaacaatcagtgatgggctaaaaatctgcgcagattctgtgtgggcctagtgtTCGGTAATGGAGTTAGTCAAAAATAAGACCCCATTTTGTGTTTAGGTGCATTTAAAAGatagtacagtaaaaaaaaaaaaaaaagtaattattttctttattatgtaGTTACAAActttatgagattctttcttctgtttgacATCAAATATATTCTGAATAATGTTATAAACTGACAGACATTGTTTCCAATGAGTATTGAAAATATTACTATGgacttcagaatatcttcttttgagttcaataGAAGAAGAAACaaaatcaaacaggtttgagatgagtgaagggtgagtaaaagttgacagaatttccatttttgggtaaactatcgtAATATTTAACAATGTTAGGATGAGAAATGTTACTTTTGAAATGTAAtactcatttaaaatattgttaaaagaCTATATTTGATTACTTTTCAACGGCTAttcctttttaaacatttaaaacagaaaGGATTAACCTTAATGTAGTATTCAACACTGGTTACTGTCAGCCTTTCAAAAATTCTTTAAATTAAGAtgatattaaattgattttaaagCACAGCTGTCACGAAACAAGACTTAAGCACTTTTATTTGTGATCAATTCTGAGTTCTTTCCAGTTATCCAGTACAATTCTAACAGAAAAATAAAGTTTCTTACAAGATACAAGCAAGATTCTTTcacaattttgatttcacatcaGACAATTGTGAGTTAAATCATGTAGCtctgtgtaaaaaaaagtaaGAATTATGTCATGTGAAGTCTTAATAAATGCAGGATAAATGCAATTTCTATCTCTCAAAAGTAAAAACAGCTTCTGAACCGAGCAGTCAGTAATTCCAGCTTTACTTCCTGCACAAACCTGCGCAGATTTATAACAAATTAGCATAATGCCTGCGAGgttttcaatacttttttcatGAAGAACAACTGCATGAACCCTCACACTACTGTAACTTTAGCTGAGGCCTTAAAAAGTTTGGTTTGTGTAGTTGGTATgtttaaagaaatagtttaccCACAGCTATAAATACTATTTATTCACATCCATGTAGTTCCAAACCATTAggagtttatttattctgtagaACAGCAAACAAGATTTTCTGGAAAAAGCTAAAAACTTCttcagtaggaaaaacaaataccatggaagtcaacggttttcttcaaaataccttctttggtatttaactgaagaaagaaactcaaacaggtctgtcaacagtgaagggtgagtaaattatgacagaattttctgttCTGGGTGTACTACCCCTTTAAGATGACACTGTTTTCTGCTTAAGAATCCACTTTACATGCAACTCTGAAATGACTTGATAAATATGGTATCACAGTGTTAACAGTGCAGAGAATTCAGATATGGTAATGATTGCTTGGTTTTTGAAACTAAGTGacagaccaatcacagcagactgggCCCTCTTTCTGACCAATTAGAGTATTATTTGAATCGCTATTCAATCAATGAACCAGCCAATTCAGACACTATGAGGGAAAAAATGGTGATGCAATACATCTGAGAAATAGAGATGAAACACACCTGGATGCGGCATTTAATAAGGTCGAGGGGCACGACTGCTGTGTGTGTGAGGCCGCAGCTCAAAATCCCACCAAAACCGCAGAGGGCGTAATATTTATTTGAGCCATATTCACAGCTCACTTCAGCATCTGAGGGTGGAAAACACACATTAGATATCAAcaaaatttatttgaaatatcttTCAGTATCTCTGTGTGTGATACagagacaaaaataattaaaacgtaTGCCAAACTCTTAAAAACAAAGGTACATTGACAGTTTTGTGACATTTAAGTAAATTTTAATGTGTTTGGAGAAATGAAGTGAAATTAGATGCAGGTCAAGATCACCAAGCCTAGCTCTCTTGACAAatattataagtttaaaacaGATGTCGAAATGTCaaatttataaaccattttaggcttttttttttacaccgtAACTCTAATTAAAAATAGTCTAATGTGTCTTTTATAAGTGCAGCAGACTGACAAGCACCAAAACAGTTGCATTCATCAAGCAAAACTACTGTATATGACTGCAGAATAACTACTGTAGTCCACAAACAATTTGGAAAGCATTTATGATGCTGTTATATAATTTTGTCTGCATTTAACTGTGAAGACGAAATCTATCAGCATGCTATTTCTTttcatttccttcggcttagtccttttattcatcagcggtcaccacggtggaatgaacctccCCTGTTATTtcaaatttctctttttttggatCAACATTTAATAGTCTTTCACATTCAGGTGCAATCTTTACTTGGAAAAAGGCAACTAAGAGTTAGCCGGCAATGAAGATAGGGTAAAGTCTATTAGCCAAACGTCTAATCCTTGTGGAGGAGCTTAATTCTTTACCAATGGAATGACAAGCATTTGAATagagttcattttaaaaacgGTAGCATTATTTCAGTAGGCATTAAAACAACACCAGAAACCATTCTAAACATTGTACAAAACATACAATATTAATGTCCGTAAAATAACCACCAACAAGCAAATAACCTAATCAAACAATACACAAAACGAAATACCaaacaataaaattaagtaacaaaGTAACAACAAAAGTCAAATAATTCAAACTAAATAAcaaataaagcatttaaaaatattaaatacaatcattacaaacaaataaaacattatatataaaacaaaagctGAAATATGAACAAAGCAAACCctgacaaaacaaagcaaagaacTGAATTCACAAAATAAAGAACATCCTACCGTCATAAGATGCTGCAGCAAGTTTGCGCTTTGTCTGCTGTTTCTCATGCTGCTGGTCTGTTTTAATGGAAAAAAGCGGAGCCTGGAAAGGATTCGACCGTGCCAACTGTGTTAGAGTGTTTGGGTACATTTTTACCAGGGTTTGCTGCCAAAACACACAGGTGATGATTAAAACCACACACAAATTAGAAGTTCCTTTGCAAACATTCCTCAGAAACACTACAATCACTTATCCATCAGTTAACTACCTCCAAAAACGCATGCTATAATGAAGGTTCACTCACTTGTTGGTTGTAATGCACTGGGTGCATGGACGACAGGCGGATCTGAGACATCAAATGACCTCAGACTAAATCACCATGACCTTCTGTGACGTCACTACACTGAAAGTTCACTTCAGCTGTACCATAACACCACGATGCTACTAGGGGCCATCCTGGCATTTATAAATAACactgatttataaaaaaataaataaacacatctcCATAGGTTTTGTTAGAAATATGTCAAATCAAATTGTAGTAAGTGTACGGTTGAGCTCATGGGAGCGCGTGTGAGCTCATTACGCACAGCAGTGGCTGGATTAAGCCGATTAAACTCAATGAGACGGTCTATTCCTGGAGCAGAGCAGAGTCTTGTGCTGTAAGATCCTGTACAAGATCAGCTTCAGGTCAGACTTCCCAGTGTCTCTGTGTAGAACTGTAATATTAACTGTTAAGGCACTACATAGATTTAGGGCAAGTTGGTTTAACCCAAAAAAGATTGTATAATTCACTCACCCTTGATGTATGACTTTCTTCTTTCAGATTTCAAACAGTTGGAGTGGCTTTAAATTTGATCCTGG
The Danio rerio strain Tuebingen ecotype United States chromosome 4, GRCz12tu, whole genome shotgun sequence genome window above contains:
- the slc25a3a gene encoding solute carrier family 25 member 3a; the protein is MYPNTLTQLARSNPFQAPLFSIKTDQQHEKQQTKRKLAAASYDDAEVSCEYGSNKYYALCGFGGILSCGLTHTAVVPLDLIKCRIQVDPEKYKSIFNGFSVTLREDGFRGLGKGWAPTFIGYSMQGLCKFGFYEIFKALYNDMLGEENAYLWRTSVYLAASASAEFFADIALAPMEACKVRIQTQPGYANTLRECAPKMHAEEGLNAFYKGVYPLWLRQIPYTMMKFACFERTVETLYKYVVPKPRSECSKPEQLVVTFVAGYIAGVFCAVVSHPADSVVSVLNKEKGSSAVEVLKRLGPVGVWKGLFARIIMIGTLTALQWFIYDSVKVYFRLPRPPPPDMPESLKRKMGLLDY